GCGCGGTAGACCGGTTCGAGTTCGGCTTTCTCCAGCCGCACGCCATATTCGGCATTGATTGTATCAATGATTTCGTAGAGCTTTACGCCTTTGAAGCGCTTAAACACCTCTTCCAGGTCAAGCGTAATGCCTGCCCTTGCGAACATATGCACATAGGCGCGGGAGCAGATCACTTCGCTATCCACCAGCGTACCGTCGCAGTCGAAAAATACCGCTTCAATTCGGGACATGCCGTTTCCTGTTGTTGCAAGTTGAACGATTACTCTAAGCGCTTTGCGTCACGCAATCGATGCCGTATAAGCAAATTCAATGAAAAAAAGTCTGTGACGACCGTCAATATCGCGCCGTTTTGGTATAGGATAGCGACGAATTTTTCCCCTCCTTGTACGGAATTAGAGAATGAGCCAACAACCGACGTCCCAGACCGAAGGGCAGGGATTGCTTGAGCGCGTGTTTAAGTTACGCGCACACGGCACCACGGCCCGCACCGAGGTCATTGCCGGGGTAACCACCTTCCTGACGATGGTATATATCGTTTTTGTGAACCCGCAGATCCTCGGCGCGGCTGGGATGGATACCAGCGCCGTCTTTGTAACCACCTGTCTTATCGCCGCGTTCGGCAGCATTCTGATGGGCCTGCTGGCAAACCTGCCGGTCGCGCTGGCGCCGGCGATGGGCCTGAACGCCTTCTTCGCGTTTGTGGTCGTTGGCGCAATGGGGCTCTCCTGGCAGGTAGGGATGGGCGCGATTTTCTGGGGCGCGGTGGGCTTGCTGCTGCTGACCATTTTCCGCGTGCGCTACTGGATGATCGCTAACATTCCGGTGAGCCTGCGTATCGGGATCACCAGCGGTATCGGTCTGTTTATCGGCATGATGGGGCTTAAAAACGCGGGCGTTATCGTCGCGAACCCGGAGACGCTGGTGACTATCGGCAATCTCACCTCCCACACCACGCTGCTTGGCGTGCTGGGCTTCTTTATCATCGCGATTCTTGCTTCCCGCAATATTCATGCCGCGGTGCTCGTCTCCATCGTCGTGACCACGCTGCTGGGCCTGGCGTTTGGCGATGTGCATTTCAAAGGCGTGGTGTCAGAGCCGCCGAGCGTGATGACGGTGCTGGGCCATGTCGATCTCGCGGGCTCGCTGGATATCGGCCTCGCCGGCGTGATTTTCTCGTTTATGCTGGTCAACCTGTTCGACTCCTCCGGTACGCTGATTGGCGTGACCGATAAAGCCGGGCTTGCCGATGAAAGCGGCAAATTCCCGCGCATGAAGCAGGCGCTGTATGTGGACAGCATCTCCTCTGTGGCGGGCTCGTTTATCGGAACGTCGTCTGTGACCGCCTATATCGAATCCTCGTCCGGCGTCTCCATTGGCGGGCGCACCGGCCTTACCGCGGTCGTGGTCGGCCTGCTGTTCCTGCTGGTG
This DNA window, taken from Cronobacter universalis NCTC 9529, encodes the following:
- a CDS encoding NCS2 family permease; its protein translation is MSQQPTSQTEGQGLLERVFKLRAHGTTARTEVIAGVTTFLTMVYIVFVNPQILGAAGMDTSAVFVTTCLIAAFGSILMGLLANLPVALAPAMGLNAFFAFVVVGAMGLSWQVGMGAIFWGAVGLLLLTIFRVRYWMIANIPVSLRIGITSGIGLFIGMMGLKNAGVIVANPETLVTIGNLTSHTTLLGVLGFFIIAILASRNIHAAVLVSIVVTTLLGLAFGDVHFKGVVSEPPSVMTVLGHVDLAGSLDIGLAGVIFSFMLVNLFDSSGTLIGVTDKAGLADESGKFPRMKQALYVDSISSVAGSFIGTSSVTAYIESSSGVSIGGRTGLTAVVVGLLFLLVIFLSPLAGMVPPYAAAGALIYVGVLMTSSLSRVKWDDLTEAVPAFITAVMMPFSFSITEGIALGFISYCVMKIFTGRLRDLNACVLVVALLFLLKIVFIDAH